The Hyalangium ruber genome includes a window with the following:
- a CDS encoding di-heme oxidoredictase family protein, translating to MSGRTLALLALLLSANACQSSEEPTPSPLPPEPASPQEPRHDVVEPGEESPGGAASVADTGPEAFTRPVGNLSVERRSEFLVGEAFSEADWFAAPHARADRDGLGPLFNAPSCVACHVRNGRGAPPGPGEPALSLLVRLSLPGADARGAPIPEPTYGDQVQPLAVASVPGEARVEVRTTERSGTFADGEPYSLLVPEYRLEALAYGPLHPDTRLSPRATPPMFGLGLLAAIPEATLLEWADPEDANGDGISGRPNRVWSKRLGRTVLGRFGWKANQPDLEHQNAGAMAGDLGITSPLSPEEPCTAAQAECRAAPNGGTPELDARKLEALTFYTHMIGVPARQGVNAPAVLQGKAVFHRVGCARCHRPSMVTGTLEGYPELSGQRVWPYTDLLLHDLGEALADGREDSAASGREWRTPPLWGLGRTATVSGHTRLLHDGRARTVMEAILWHGGEAESSQEQVLGLSQAERAALLTFLESL from the coding sequence ATGAGTGGACGAACGCTGGCGCTGCTGGCGCTGCTGCTCTCCGCCAACGCCTGCCAGTCCTCGGAGGAGCCGACGCCCTCTCCGCTCCCGCCAGAGCCCGCATCGCCGCAAGAGCCCCGCCATGACGTCGTCGAGCCGGGCGAGGAGTCACCGGGCGGCGCGGCGAGCGTGGCGGACACGGGCCCCGAGGCCTTCACCCGCCCGGTGGGCAACCTCTCCGTGGAGCGCCGCTCGGAGTTCCTCGTGGGCGAGGCCTTCTCCGAGGCGGACTGGTTCGCCGCGCCCCACGCGCGCGCGGACCGGGATGGGCTGGGGCCGCTCTTCAACGCTCCCTCCTGCGTGGCCTGCCACGTGCGAAACGGACGAGGCGCGCCGCCGGGGCCGGGCGAGCCCGCGCTGTCGCTGCTGGTGCGGTTGAGCCTGCCCGGCGCGGACGCGCGCGGGGCGCCGATCCCCGAGCCCACCTATGGAGACCAGGTACAGCCCCTGGCGGTGGCGAGTGTGCCTGGAGAGGCCCGGGTGGAGGTGCGCACCACGGAGCGCTCGGGCACCTTCGCCGACGGCGAGCCCTACTCGCTCCTGGTCCCCGAGTACCGACTGGAGGCGCTGGCCTACGGCCCCCTGCACCCGGACACGCGCCTGTCCCCACGGGCGACGCCGCCCATGTTCGGGCTGGGACTGCTGGCCGCCATCCCCGAGGCAACGCTGCTGGAGTGGGCGGACCCCGAGGACGCGAACGGAGACGGAATCTCGGGGCGGCCCAACCGCGTGTGGAGCAAGCGACTGGGGCGCACGGTGCTGGGGCGCTTCGGCTGGAAGGCGAACCAACCGGACCTGGAGCACCAGAACGCCGGGGCGATGGCGGGAGACCTGGGCATCACTTCCCCGCTCTCGCCGGAGGAGCCCTGCACGGCGGCCCAGGCCGAGTGCCGCGCGGCGCCCAACGGGGGCACGCCGGAGCTGGACGCGCGCAAGCTGGAGGCGCTCACCTTCTATACGCACATGATTGGGGTGCCCGCGCGCCAGGGCGTGAACGCGCCAGCGGTGCTCCAGGGCAAGGCCGTGTTCCACCGGGTGGGGTGCGCGCGCTGTCACCGGCCCTCCATGGTGACGGGGACGCTGGAGGGCTACCCGGAGCTGTCCGGGCAGCGCGTGTGGCCCTACACGGATCTGCTGCTGCACGACCTGGGCGAGGCGCTGGCGGACGGGCGCGAGGACTCCGCGGCCTCGGGGCGGGAGTGGCGCACCCCGCCGCTGTGGGGCCTGGGGCGGACGGCGACCGTGAGCGGACACACGCGCCTGCTGCATGACGGTCGAGCGCGCACGGTGATGGAGGCCATCCTGTGGCACGGGGGCGAGGCCGAGTCCTCACAGGAGCAGGTGCTAGGCCTCTCCCAGGCCGAGCGCGCGGCGCTGCTCACCTTCCTCGAGTCGCTCTGA
- a CDS encoding hybrid sensor histidine kinase/response regulator yields the protein MKPLILLIAGSGQDRTLRALALESQGWHVQEADSVAALLTLARRPDVVLLEVSTSLEELVPEGALRRAWESLGVPLLVMASAAEQERLVRQGLRAIFLGRPLSVGAMVEAVRVILPPEAQASPSARRPTVLIADDDPVSRKLLMLSLAPFHFDVVTAGDGQAALDLARRRQPDVVVCDVLMPRMDGFRMCLALRKEPRLAHVPVILTHVGAPDELDLRMAQNVGANAFVRRTQEGDELLAALLRELHLGGSVPSLSDAGPSVEEHLFGMVRRLERQVGLLAQAERTARESEERYRLIIAGSYDGVWDWDLRRRSFWCSPRLLEMLGLTAASSPGTYEVFVERLHPDDREAVVNALSAHLERDIPYDVSYRLRHANGGYRACVSRGRALRDAEGRPVRMTGIIGDVTEQLRLYRETQEAVRTRDEFLAVAAHELRTPLTALRLRLQGVAQALRADTPSSPERMVQVLEAADRQVGRLASLVDTLLDVSQLQNQGPRLELEDLDLASVVRETVARSEQEALRAGCQLVLSPLPSTVGKWDRVRLAQVIRHLLANAVKFGPGKPVEVLLESQPDEVVLQVRDHGIGIAPERLEGLFKRFERAVSARHYGGLGLGLYRVRSIVEAHGGVVSVASVPGEGSTFRVHLPVGGAAVIPVHSIRA from the coding sequence ATGAAGCCTCTCATCCTCCTCATCGCCGGGTCCGGACAGGACCGGACCCTTCGGGCGCTCGCGCTCGAGAGCCAAGGCTGGCACGTCCAGGAAGCCGACTCCGTCGCGGCGTTGCTCACGCTGGCGCGCCGGCCGGACGTCGTCCTGCTGGAGGTGAGCACTTCCCTGGAGGAGCTGGTGCCCGAGGGCGCCCTGCGCCGCGCCTGGGAGTCGCTGGGCGTGCCCCTGCTCGTCATGGCCTCGGCCGCGGAGCAGGAGCGGCTGGTGCGCCAGGGCCTGCGGGCCATCTTCCTCGGGCGACCGCTCTCGGTGGGGGCCATGGTGGAGGCGGTTCGCGTGATACTGCCCCCCGAGGCCCAGGCCTCCCCGAGCGCGCGGCGCCCCACCGTCCTCATCGCCGATGACGACCCCGTCTCGCGCAAGCTGCTCATGCTGTCCCTGGCGCCCTTCCACTTCGACGTGGTGACGGCGGGGGACGGGCAGGCCGCGTTGGACCTGGCCCGCAGGCGGCAGCCGGACGTGGTGGTGTGTGATGTGCTGATGCCGCGCATGGACGGCTTCCGGATGTGCCTGGCGCTGCGCAAGGAGCCGAGGCTGGCCCATGTGCCGGTCATCCTCACGCACGTGGGGGCGCCGGACGAGCTGGACCTGCGCATGGCGCAGAACGTGGGCGCCAACGCCTTCGTGCGCCGCACCCAGGAGGGAGACGAGCTGCTCGCCGCGCTGCTGCGCGAGCTGCACCTGGGCGGCTCGGTCCCCTCGCTCTCCGACGCGGGCCCCTCCGTGGAGGAGCACCTGTTCGGCATGGTGCGGCGGCTGGAGCGCCAGGTGGGGCTGCTGGCCCAGGCCGAGCGCACCGCCCGCGAGAGCGAGGAGCGCTACCGGCTCATCATCGCCGGCTCCTATGACGGGGTGTGGGACTGGGACCTGCGTCGGCGGTCCTTCTGGTGCAGCCCGCGCCTGCTGGAGATGCTCGGGCTCACCGCCGCCTCCTCTCCGGGCACCTATGAGGTGTTCGTCGAGCGGCTGCACCCCGATGACCGGGAGGCGGTGGTCAACGCCCTGTCGGCGCACCTGGAGCGGGACATTCCGTATGACGTCTCCTACCGGCTGCGCCACGCCAACGGGGGCTATCGTGCCTGTGTGAGCCGTGGGCGCGCCCTGCGAGACGCCGAGGGCCGGCCCGTGCGGATGACGGGCATCATCGGCGACGTCACCGAGCAACTGCGCCTGTACCGCGAGACGCAGGAGGCGGTGCGCACGCGCGATGAGTTCCTCGCCGTGGCCGCCCATGAGCTGCGCACGCCGCTCACGGCGCTGCGGCTGCGGCTGCAGGGCGTGGCGCAGGCGCTGCGCGCGGACACGCCCTCCTCGCCCGAGCGCATGGTGCAGGTGCTGGAGGCGGCGGACCGGCAGGTGGGGCGGCTGGCCAGCCTGGTGGACACGCTGCTGGATGTGTCCCAGCTTCAGAACCAGGGCCCCCGGCTGGAGCTGGAGGACCTGGACCTGGCCTCGGTGGTGCGCGAGACGGTGGCCCGCTCCGAGCAGGAGGCCCTGCGCGCCGGGTGCCAGCTGGTGCTCAGCCCGTTGCCGAGCACGGTGGGCAAGTGGGACCGGGTGCGGCTGGCGCAGGTGATTCGGCACCTGCTGGCCAACGCGGTGAAGTTCGGGCCCGGCAAGCCGGTGGAGGTGTTGCTGGAGTCCCAGCCGGACGAGGTGGTGCTCCAGGTGAGAGACCACGGCATCGGCATCGCCCCCGAGCGGTTAGAGGGCCTGTTCAAGCGCTTCGAGCGCGCCGTGTCCGCGCGCCACTACGGCGGGCTGGGGCTGGGGCTGTACCGGGTGCGCAGCATCGTCGAGGCGCACGGTGGCGTGGTGTCGGTGGCCAGCGTGCCCGGCGAGGGCTCCACCTTCCGCGTCCACCTGCCCGTGGGCGGGGCCGCCGTCATCCCCGTCCACAGCATTCGGGCGTGA
- a CDS encoding glutamine synthetase family protein: METKGLRDFLEIPYDELEAMNLRVKEQRLRRESPEKVRDERLKYLTDEKRIKAVTVCFTDLEGRLHMLDYDKKFLLKSADNLTFDGSSIRGFSAQAESDLRLNIDWSAFYWLPADIFGPGKVLVFSEVLERDGTPYHSDMRGLLKRVTEQMFQKDGTVFHAAPEIEGFLFKGRDAERHYHETGKFEFISTGGYYHSLPGDMLRKFIDTAAEAQRAMGFQNEKDHPEVSPSQFEINFSYSEALIAADQIQLYKLLCRQVAAQMDLTASFLPKPVTGVNGNGMHMNLSLSKGGRNLFYDKNGQDGLSQMGWETIDRILNNANDICLVLNSSVNAYRRLDPHYEAPNQIKASPNNRGAMVRIPFGNERSARIEVRSVAPDANPYLVLFTLLRTAQEGPVPQEDAETKRSRTRFLPDNILDAVRLFKGSQFVAQILGENVQSKFAELKLASAERCPKQLGSRVKIAEIQFHHEVTNQHLWSLF; the protein is encoded by the coding sequence ATGGAGACGAAGGGCCTGCGCGACTTCCTGGAGATTCCGTACGACGAGCTGGAGGCGATGAACCTCCGCGTGAAGGAGCAGCGCCTTCGGCGTGAGTCTCCGGAGAAGGTACGGGATGAGCGCCTCAAGTACCTGACCGACGAGAAGCGCATCAAAGCGGTCACCGTGTGCTTCACCGATCTCGAGGGTCGGCTGCACATGCTGGACTACGACAAGAAGTTCCTGCTCAAGAGCGCCGACAACCTCACCTTCGACGGCTCGTCCATCCGCGGCTTCTCGGCGCAGGCCGAGAGCGACCTGCGGCTGAACATCGACTGGAGCGCCTTCTACTGGCTGCCCGCGGACATCTTCGGGCCGGGCAAGGTGCTGGTCTTCAGCGAGGTGCTCGAGCGCGACGGCACCCCGTACCACTCGGACATGCGCGGGCTGCTCAAGCGCGTGACCGAGCAGATGTTCCAGAAGGACGGCACGGTGTTCCACGCCGCGCCCGAAATCGAGGGCTTCCTCTTCAAGGGCCGCGACGCCGAGCGCCACTACCACGAGACGGGCAAGTTCGAGTTCATCTCCACCGGCGGCTACTACCACTCGCTGCCGGGTGACATGCTGCGCAAGTTCATCGACACGGCGGCCGAGGCCCAGCGGGCCATGGGCTTCCAGAACGAGAAGGACCACCCGGAGGTCTCGCCCAGCCAGTTCGAGATCAACTTCTCGTACAGCGAGGCGCTCATCGCCGCCGACCAGATTCAGCTCTACAAGCTCTTGTGCCGCCAGGTGGCCGCGCAGATGGACCTGACGGCCAGCTTCCTGCCCAAGCCCGTCACCGGCGTGAACGGCAACGGCATGCACATGAACCTCTCCCTGTCCAAGGGCGGCCGCAACCTGTTCTACGACAAGAACGGGCAGGACGGGCTGAGCCAGATGGGCTGGGAGACCATCGACCGCATCCTCAACAACGCCAACGACATCTGCCTGGTGCTCAACTCCAGCGTGAACGCCTACCGCCGGCTGGACCCGCACTACGAGGCGCCCAACCAGATCAAGGCCAGCCCCAACAACCGCGGCGCCATGGTGCGCATCCCGTTTGGCAACGAGCGCAGCGCCCGCATCGAGGTGCGCTCGGTGGCCCCGGACGCCAACCCGTACCTGGTGCTCTTCACGCTGCTGCGCACCGCGCAGGAGGGCCCCGTGCCGCAGGAGGACGCGGAGACCAAGCGCAGCCGCACCCGCTTCCTGCCGGACAACATCCTGGACGCGGTGCGCCTCTTCAAGGGCAGCCAGTTCGTGGCGCAGATTCTCGGGGAGAACGTGCAGAGCAAGTTCGCCGAGCTGAAGCTGGCCTCGGCCGAGCGCTGCCCCAAGCAGCTGGGCAGCCGGGTGAAGATCGCCGAGATTCAGTTCCACCACGAGGTGACCAACCAGCACCTCTGGAGCCTCTTCTAG
- a CDS encoding Fur family transcriptional regulator, which produces MGSKKMLPPPKLAEFQELIRASGLRSTAPRVAVLRELEAATSPLSHADLVDALGDEGYDRVTLYRNLTDLTEAGLVVRADLGDHVWRFELRRAGGKNHTGIHPHFTCTDCGTVTCLPEQSVRITPAKGAPKAVMARAVEVHLRGLCDRCD; this is translated from the coding sequence ATGGGCTCCAAGAAGATGCTCCCCCCACCGAAGCTCGCCGAGTTCCAGGAGTTGATCCGCGCCTCGGGGCTGCGCAGCACCGCGCCCCGAGTGGCGGTGCTGCGGGAGCTGGAGGCAGCCACCTCCCCGCTGAGCCACGCGGACCTGGTGGATGCGCTGGGGGACGAGGGCTACGACCGCGTCACCCTGTACCGCAACCTCACGGACCTGACCGAGGCGGGGCTGGTGGTGCGCGCGGACCTGGGCGACCACGTGTGGCGCTTCGAGTTGCGGCGCGCTGGCGGCAAGAACCACACCGGCATCCACCCTCACTTCACCTGCACGGACTGCGGCACGGTGACGTGCCTGCCCGAGCAGTCGGTCCGCATCACCCCGGCCAAGGGTGCTCCCAAGGCGGTGATGGCGCGCGCGGTGGAGGTCCACCTGCGCGGCCTGTGCGATCGCTGTGACTGA
- a CDS encoding energy transducer TonB family protein, whose protein sequence is MRRSRLGWAGLISLLLHAALLGLLWERAPVRRESAPPEEPPPLVVEILTPPAEPPAPPPPLAKPLPPSPKARPERPKPPPPAPRPEPLPPEPVRAPEPSAPEPPASPLTEPAEPSEPEPPAAEALPEPAEPPAVPEEAPPASAAPEPPAAAEPPPALATAPPPDAPLEPKAQRPSLLPSSPDEGWSLPAPEAPRGRTLYPDDPSLSPEALKAEEQARVSARVQTWAEDDLAKLRVENGLVHPYFSEIRTSLEKQLENAPLFEAQKTMKDFAQRMARSYMKGAQQYGATGTTGRPPAERGGPTARERFEALSQGNPTHDRMRAFLAAGEAMQELAESDPDLVVIVEMQQGPEGQLRSVKVVEPSGNKAFDRYVLEAVPPALTKLAPPPSQAMGVRPEGIRTLWAVEGRVVYLKRLSEMKGEDAWYVASAASLGVLSGRFEETTGDIYVIDIRNPKFVVRPRLLRVW, encoded by the coding sequence ATGCGGCGCTCTCGCCTCGGATGGGCAGGACTCATCTCCCTGCTCCTGCACGCGGCGCTCCTGGGTCTGCTCTGGGAGCGAGCTCCCGTGCGCCGTGAGAGCGCCCCGCCCGAGGAGCCGCCGCCGCTCGTGGTGGAGATCCTCACCCCTCCCGCCGAGCCCCCGGCCCCCCCGCCACCGCTCGCGAAGCCACTACCCCCGAGCCCGAAGGCACGGCCCGAGCGGCCCAAGCCTCCGCCTCCCGCGCCGCGCCCCGAGCCGCTCCCTCCCGAGCCAGTCCGCGCGCCCGAGCCGAGCGCGCCAGAGCCGCCAGCCAGCCCTCTGACCGAGCCGGCCGAGCCGAGCGAACCAGAGCCACCTGCCGCCGAAGCCTTGCCCGAGCCGGCCGAGCCCCCAGCCGTGCCCGAGGAGGCGCCTCCCGCGAGCGCCGCGCCAGAGCCGCCCGCCGCAGCCGAACCGCCGCCCGCGCTGGCCACCGCGCCGCCTCCCGACGCGCCGCTGGAGCCCAAGGCCCAGCGCCCCTCGCTCCTGCCGTCCTCGCCCGATGAAGGCTGGAGCCTGCCCGCCCCCGAGGCGCCGCGCGGCCGCACGCTCTACCCGGACGACCCCAGCCTGTCTCCCGAGGCCTTGAAAGCGGAGGAGCAAGCCCGGGTGAGCGCGCGGGTGCAGACGTGGGCCGAGGACGACCTGGCGAAGCTGCGGGTGGAGAACGGCCTGGTACACCCCTACTTCAGCGAGATCCGCACCTCGCTGGAGAAGCAGCTGGAGAACGCCCCCCTCTTCGAGGCGCAGAAGACCATGAAGGACTTCGCCCAGCGGATGGCGCGCTCCTACATGAAGGGGGCTCAGCAATACGGGGCCACCGGCACCACGGGCCGTCCCCCCGCGGAACGCGGCGGGCCCACCGCCCGCGAGCGGTTCGAGGCCCTCTCCCAGGGCAACCCAACCCATGATCGGATGCGTGCCTTCCTCGCGGCGGGCGAGGCCATGCAGGAGCTGGCCGAGAGCGACCCCGACCTCGTCGTCATCGTCGAGATGCAGCAGGGCCCCGAGGGCCAGCTGCGCTCGGTGAAGGTGGTGGAGCCCAGCGGCAACAAGGCGTTCGACCGCTATGTGCTGGAGGCGGTGCCTCCGGCGCTCACGAAGCTGGCGCCTCCCCCCTCGCAGGCCATGGGCGTGCGCCCCGAGGGCATCCGCACGCTCTGGGCGGTGGAGGGCCGCGTCGTCTACCTCAAGCGCCTCTCGGAGATGAAGGGCGAGGACGCCTGGTACGTCGCCAGCGCCGCGAGCCTGGGCGTGCTCTCCGGACGCTTCGAGGAGACGACGGGCGACATCTACGTCATCGACATCCGCAACCCGAAGTTCGTCGTCCGTCCCCGTCTGCTGCGCGTCTGGTGA
- a CDS encoding metallophosphoesterase, with translation MRLRLSRRFATRATASTAHTSSGSHGLALARNEVVARYGEDPLRSEVERLRWRDHFALNEYVLDIPGLHPEHDGLRVAQLSDIHVGQATSDVRIRRAVAAVNASAPDLIFLTGDYVTHSPKPLPRVREVLSGLAGPVFVVLGNHDHWVNAPYIREGFERLGYTVLQNEHRVVHVRGAPATVLGIDDGRTGRDDVEATFRGAPTTGTRLVLAHTPPTVEKLPPYAGLVQFSGHTHGGQFVVRGLTEKLFRRAGQPYIRGHYAVRGNQLYVNQGLGFGFGGPYLRRGTEPEVAFFTLRAAPALQPVA, from the coding sequence ATGCGCCTGAGACTCTCCCGCCGCTTCGCCACTCGCGCCACCGCGAGCACGGCCCACACCTCCTCGGGGAGCCACGGGCTGGCCCTGGCTCGCAACGAGGTGGTGGCGAGGTATGGAGAGGATCCGCTGCGCTCGGAGGTCGAGCGCCTCCGCTGGCGGGACCACTTCGCCCTCAACGAGTACGTGCTCGACATCCCCGGCCTGCACCCCGAGCATGACGGGCTGCGCGTGGCCCAGCTGTCGGACATCCATGTGGGGCAGGCGACCTCGGATGTGCGCATCCGCCGCGCGGTGGCGGCGGTGAACGCCTCGGCGCCGGACCTCATCTTCCTCACCGGTGACTACGTCACCCACAGCCCCAAGCCCCTGCCGCGCGTGCGCGAGGTGCTCTCGGGGCTCGCCGGCCCCGTCTTCGTGGTGCTGGGCAACCATGACCACTGGGTGAACGCGCCCTACATCCGCGAGGGCTTCGAGCGGCTGGGCTACACGGTGCTGCAGAACGAGCACCGGGTGGTGCATGTGCGCGGCGCCCCGGCGACGGTGCTGGGCATCGACGACGGGCGCACGGGCCGGGACGACGTGGAGGCCACCTTCCGGGGCGCGCCCACCACGGGCACGCGGCTGGTGCTGGCCCACACGCCGCCCACGGTGGAGAAGCTGCCCCCGTACGCGGGCCTGGTGCAGTTCTCCGGGCACACGCACGGCGGCCAGTTCGTCGTGCGCGGGCTGACCGAGAAGCTGTTCCGCCGCGCGGGCCAGCCCTACATCCGCGGGCACTACGCGGTGCGGGGCAACCAGCTCTATGTGAACCAGGGCCTGGGCTTCGGCTTCGGCGGGCCGTACCTGCGCCGGGGCACCGAGCCGGAGGTGGCGTTCTTCACCCTGCGCGCCGCCCCCGCGCTCCAGCCGGTGGCCTAG
- a CDS encoding sensor histidine kinase, producing MARHPLGLRCVSWNAAAEACLRAREPGGEVTRWAQAVAELLEVPACARVEDTGEPYTTELYFRRYGVESWWQATAVRQTEGFALWLREVTQARLEERRAREALERARAREERMEEEAEFRERFIGILGHDLRSPLSAISLSARAISRYGTLTPLQQEMEQRIESSASRMMKMISDILDLTRARLSSGIPLFLEPTQASEVCRQVVEEMSAAYPNRCIVYDEQGAGEGVWDSERLAQVLSNLVANALEHGGAEVPVLVRSYPCEELLALEVHNPGPAIPEHVLATMFEPFRRSATSGKRKRSGLGLGLYIVKEIAEAHGGRVVVHSREGEGTTFTVLLPRDARTAEASRRSKEDGGRAEEHVARHPG from the coding sequence ATGGCGCGCCATCCGCTCGGCCTGCGCTGCGTGTCCTGGAACGCCGCCGCCGAGGCGTGTCTGCGTGCCCGAGAGCCGGGCGGCGAGGTGACACGCTGGGCCCAAGCCGTAGCCGAGCTGCTGGAAGTCCCTGCCTGCGCTCGCGTCGAGGACACCGGCGAGCCCTACACCACCGAGCTGTACTTCCGGCGCTACGGCGTCGAGTCGTGGTGGCAGGCCACCGCGGTCCGTCAGACCGAGGGCTTCGCCCTGTGGCTGCGCGAGGTGACGCAGGCCCGCCTCGAGGAGCGCCGCGCGCGCGAGGCCCTGGAGCGCGCCCGGGCCCGCGAGGAGCGCATGGAGGAGGAGGCCGAGTTCCGCGAGCGCTTCATCGGAATCCTCGGGCATGATCTCCGCAGTCCCCTGAGCGCCATCTCCCTGTCGGCGCGCGCCATCAGCCGCTACGGCACGCTCACGCCCCTGCAGCAGGAGATGGAGCAGCGCATCGAATCCAGCGCGTCGCGGATGATGAAGATGATCTCCGACATCCTGGACCTGACGCGGGCACGGCTCTCGAGCGGCATCCCCCTCTTCCTGGAGCCCACGCAGGCCAGTGAGGTGTGCCGGCAGGTGGTGGAGGAGATGTCGGCGGCCTACCCCAACCGGTGCATCGTCTATGACGAGCAGGGCGCCGGCGAGGGGGTGTGGGACTCCGAGCGGCTGGCGCAGGTGCTGAGCAACCTGGTGGCCAACGCGCTGGAGCACGGCGGCGCCGAGGTGCCGGTGCTCGTGCGCAGCTACCCGTGCGAGGAGTTGCTGGCCCTGGAGGTTCACAACCCGGGCCCCGCCATCCCCGAGCACGTGCTGGCCACGATGTTCGAGCCGTTCCGGCGCTCCGCCACCTCGGGGAAGCGCAAGCGCAGCGGCCTGGGGCTGGGCCTCTACATCGTCAAGGAGATCGCCGAGGCGCACGGCGGGCGCGTGGTGGTGCATTCCCGCGAGGGAGAGGGCACCACCTTCACGGTGCTGCTGCCGCGCGACGCGCGCACGGCGGAGGCCTCGCGCAGGTCCAAGGAGGACGGCGGGCGGGCCGAGGAGCACGTCGCCCGCCACCCAGGGTGA
- a CDS encoding serine/threonine protein kinase, with the protein MTMDAFHPDHLKVGHMVGPWRIVESLGSGGFGRAFKAERDGDFFTLKMAVRPAPELPQETPEKALEERQVDGRMRHEGAILMANASHPGLPHLRAMDRWPHPTRGYLYLVTDFVPGEPFHDWRERIRPTAVQLVDIFIEVVRVVVRLHSRGILIRDFKSEHVIVNPTDNRPVLVDMGSAWLPGGSTLTVGLAPGTPHALPPECIAFIREGSWRQGARFDATAAGDLYQLGVFFYEALTEFWPFDARMTHDELLTAIQTVVPRAPHRLNPEVPESLSRITLRLLEKLPEARYESAQALLQALWAAAKERSKKEWKVPLGLHAESPAPITQEEVEERRLHQQESERRAQEAQRRKEQELSHEQALEQFSAAIQELEAEVAAAEEKAAHRKKWRRRIALGASPFLLGLALFAAWWLWLSPATTSPAAPEKGISLVSNLRNSRPMRVVAAWLCTTFGVSCTAAQVRLLPVDCPQQAVQSMEEMGLFGGDGYRVIIDINQPGTNQQEGVFQEGKIVSRVVRYGWTGPLPDGTLLYGQLWTEGLTKQGQEAVLGRYTQALLPDGRRVPICFVLGDVTGLTIKIDGSKPGQARLPREWSALAVRYWP; encoded by the coding sequence ATGACGATGGACGCCTTTCACCCCGACCACCTCAAGGTCGGGCACATGGTGGGCCCCTGGCGGATTGTCGAGTCGCTGGGCAGCGGTGGCTTCGGCCGCGCCTTCAAGGCCGAGCGCGACGGGGACTTCTTCACGCTGAAAATGGCGGTGCGGCCGGCGCCCGAGCTTCCCCAGGAGACTCCTGAGAAGGCCCTCGAGGAGCGGCAGGTGGATGGGCGTATGCGTCATGAGGGAGCCATCCTCATGGCCAACGCCAGCCACCCGGGCCTGCCGCACCTGCGCGCCATGGACAGGTGGCCGCACCCCACCAGGGGCTATCTCTATCTCGTCACCGACTTCGTGCCGGGTGAGCCCTTCCACGACTGGCGTGAGCGCATCCGGCCCACTGCTGTCCAGCTCGTGGACATCTTCATCGAGGTGGTGCGGGTGGTGGTCAGGCTGCACAGCCGCGGCATCCTCATCCGGGACTTCAAGAGCGAGCACGTCATCGTCAACCCCACGGACAACAGGCCGGTGCTCGTGGACATGGGCAGCGCGTGGTTGCCGGGCGGCTCCACCCTCACCGTGGGACTGGCCCCGGGCACACCCCATGCCCTACCGCCCGAGTGCATTGCATTCATTCGCGAGGGCTCATGGAGACAAGGGGCGCGGTTCGACGCGACTGCGGCCGGGGACCTCTACCAACTCGGCGTCTTCTTCTATGAGGCGCTGACGGAGTTCTGGCCCTTCGATGCACGGATGACTCACGACGAGTTGCTCACGGCCATTCAAACCGTCGTCCCCCGCGCGCCCCACCGCCTCAACCCGGAGGTTCCCGAATCGCTCAGCCGCATCACACTGAGGCTGCTTGAGAAGTTGCCGGAGGCTCGCTACGAGAGCGCCCAGGCCCTGCTCCAGGCGCTGTGGGCCGCAGCCAAGGAGCGCTCCAAGAAGGAATGGAAGGTGCCGTTGGGCCTTCATGCCGAGAGCCCGGCCCCCATCACCCAAGAGGAGGTGGAGGAGCGCCGCCTGCACCAGCAGGAGTCGGAACGCAGGGCGCAGGAGGCCCAGAGGCGAAAGGAGCAGGAGCTCTCCCACGAGCAGGCCCTGGAGCAGTTCTCGGCCGCCATTCAGGAGTTGGAGGCGGAGGTAGCCGCCGCCGAGGAGAAGGCAGCCCACCGGAAGAAGTGGCGGCGGAGAATCGCCCTCGGGGCGAGCCCCTTCCTGCTAGGCCTCGCCCTCTTCGCTGCTTGGTGGTTGTGGCTCTCTCCCGCTACGACTTCCCCCGCCGCACCTGAGAAAGGAATCTCACTCGTGTCCAACCTCCGCAACTCCCGGCCCATGAGGGTCGTTGCTGCCTGGCTATGCACCACCTTCGGCGTCAGCTGCACAGCGGCCCAGGTCCGGCTCCTGCCAGTGGACTGCCCTCAGCAGGCGGTCCAGAGCATGGAGGAGATGGGCCTCTTCGGGGGGGACGGCTACCGCGTCATCATCGACATCAACCAGCCCGGCACCAACCAGCAGGAGGGCGTCTTCCAAGAGGGGAAAATCGTCAGCCGGGTGGTGCGCTACGGCTGGACGGGCCCCCTGCCCGACGGAACCCTCCTCTACGGGCAACTCTGGACGGAGGGACTCACCAAGCAAGGGCAGGAGGCGGTCCTGGGCCGCTACACCCAGGCGCTTCTGCCGGATGGCCGTCGTGTTCCCATCTGCTTCGTGCTGGGGGATGTGACGGGGCTCACCATCAAGATTGACGGCTCAAAGCCCGGGCAGGCCCGACTGCCGCGCGAGTGGAGCGCTCTCGCTGTCCGGTACTGGCCGTGA